In one window of Acanthopagrus latus isolate v.2019 chromosome 15, fAcaLat1.1, whole genome shotgun sequence DNA:
- the inaa gene encoding internexin neuronal intermediate filament protein, alpha a: MSHGDRYTSSSYRRIFGDSPRFSASSSRMSNPSPRGSPVLRSMSVSRNSASSLNMYRRVRGSTTTFSLVPTDSLDLSQTSVANNELKVIRTNEKEQLQGLNDRFAMFIDKVRNLEQQNKVLEMELVTLRQKQSEPSRISHLYQQEMRDLRSQLEELNRDKNRILLERNNMEDELQKLSVRYDEEARAREEAEQTLRSFRKDVDDATAVRLDLERRMESLMDEISFLRKVHDEEMQELSSMMEAQQVSVELELAKPDLTSALKEIRNQYESIASKNLQSAEEWYKGKFASLSEQATRSNEAMRASREEISEFRRQLQSKTIEIETLRGANESLERQIAEMEDAHNAEVTAMQDTIAHLDTELRNLKGEMAQHLREYQDLLNVKMALDIEIAAYRKLLEGEETHFNSGMSFGAAGYSYQPRASSGSSKSSQRDKDGSSKESFKESREDKDEADINSNN, translated from the exons ATGAGTCACGGAGACCGATACACCTCGTCATCCTACCGGAGGATTTTCGGGGACTCTCCGAGGTTTTCCGCCTCCTCTTCCCGCATGAGTAACCCCTCTCCGCGGGGCTCCCCGGTGCTCAGGTCCATGTCCGTGTCCCGCAACAGCGCGTCCTCCCTCAACATGTACAGGCGGGTTCGCGGGTCCACCACCACGTTCTCTCTGGTGCCCACGGACTCCCTGGACCTGTCCCAGACCTCCGTGGCCAACAATGAACTCAAAGTCATCAGAACCAACGagaaggagcagctgcag GGCCTGAATGACCGCTTCGCCATGTTCATCGATAAAGTGCGGAACCTGGAGCAGCAGAATAAGGTGTTGGAGATGGAGCTGGTGACGCTGCGGCAGAAGCAGAGCGAGCCGTCCCGCATCTCCCATCTCTACCAGCAGGAGATGAGGGACCTGAggtcacagctggaggagctgaacaGGGACAAGAACCGCATCCTGCTGGAGAGGAACAACATGGAGGACGAGCTGCAG AAGCTCAGTGTGAGGTACGATGAGGAAGCAAGGGCGCGGGAGGAAGCTGAGCAGACCTTGAGGTCCTTCAGGAAGGATGTGGATGATGCCACGGCAGTTCGCCTGGACCTGGAGCGCCGCATGGAGTCGCTGATGGACGAAATCTCCTTCCTGAGGAAAGTGCACGATGAAGAAATGCAGGAGCTGAGCAGCATGATGGAGGCACAGCAGGTGTCCGTGGAGCTCGAGCTCGCCAAACCTGACCTCACCTCGGCTTTGAAGGAGATCCGTAACCAGTACGAGTCCATCGCTTCCAAAAACCTGCAGTCTGCCGAGGAGTGGTACAAGGGCAAGTTTGCCAGCCTCAGCGAGCAGGCCACCAGGAGCAACGAGGCCATGAGGGCCAGCAGGGAGGAGATCAGTGAGTTCAGGAGGCAGCTGCAGTCCAAGACCATTGAGATAGAGACCCTGAGGGGCGCCAATGAGTCCCTGGAGAGGCAGATTGCTGAGATGGAGGATGCTCACAACGCTGAAGTCACAGCCATGCAG GACACCATTGCCCACCTGGATACTGAGCTGAGGAACCTGAAGGGTGAGATGGCCCAGCACCTGAGAGAGTACCAGGACCTGCTCAATGTCAAGATGGCCCTGGACATTGAGATAGCCGCCTACAG GAAACTGCTAGAGGGGGAGGAGACTCACTTTAACTCAGGGATGTCGTTTGGTGCTGCTGGCTACAGCTACCAGCCTCGAGCCTCCAGCGGCTCCTCCAAGAGCAGCCAGAGGGACAAGGACGGGTCCTCGAAGGAAAGCTTcaaggagagcagagaggataAAGATGAGGCAGACATCAACTCCAACAactga
- the pcgf6 gene encoding polycomb group RING finger protein 6: MSLPPNGHHDRSTNVSDSDSEDEPKLPLNQFYPYIRCALCCGFLIDATTITECLHTFCKSCIVKHFFHSNRCPTCSIVVHQTQPLYNIRPDRQLQDIVYKMVPFLEEVVREDMCHFYKERGLEVPKPVMVSTPAPVVLKRQKKDNIPQSVFTIPPELDVSLLLEFVGAEEGISNYKPLERPYVRVSGEATVRHVELFIRRKMELSPACQVDVVCGDHLLDHYQLLKDIQSTVGDEALQDGLLVLHFGLVLPSQS, from the exons ATGTCACTTCCTCCAAACGGACATCATGATCGCTCAACGAACGTGTCAGACAGCGACTCAGAGGACGAG CCCAAGCTGCCCCTCAATCAGTTCTACCCGTACATCCGCTGCGCCCTGTGCTGTGGTTTCCTCATCGATGCCACCACCATAACAGAGTGCCTGCACACat TTTGCAAAAGCTGCATCGTGAAGCACTTCTTCCACAGCAACAGGTGTCCCACTTGCAGCATTGTAGTCCACCAGACTCAACCACTTTACAACATCAG gCCTGACAGACAACTGCAGGATATTGTTTACAAAATGGTTCCCTTCCTTGAGGAGG TTGTGAGGGAAGATATGTGTCACTTCTACAAAGAGAGAGGGCTGGAGGTGCCAAAACCAG tGATGGTCTCCACTCCAGCTCCTGTTGTGTTAAAGAGGCAGAAGAAGGATAACATTCCCCAGTCAGTGTTCACTATTCCTCCTGAGCTGGATGTATCTCTACTGCTAGAGTTTGTTGG GGCTGAAGAGGGCATCAGCAACTATAAG CCCTTAGAGAGGCCATACGTACGAGTGTCGGGCGAGGCCACTGTTCGCCACGTGGAGCTCTtcatcaggaggaagatggagctGAGCCCAGCCTGCCAG gtgGATGTGGTTTGTGGAGATCACCTCCTAGATCACTACCAGTTACTTAAAGACATACAGAGCACTGTGGGCGACGAGGCACTACAG GATGGTCTGTTGGTGCTGCACTTTGGCTTAGTCCTGCCCTCCCAGTCCTGA